AGTTCATTTAAACGGTTAAACCAGCCGCCGTAAAAAAGGCTGTAATATAGGTTTACGGGTTTTCGCGGAAGTTCCTAACATAAAAACTTCCGCTCTCAATTTAGATTATTATTTTTAAATAGTAATCTGAAAGAGAGAAAAAATTTCTCTCCCCCTCTTTCCGAGCTCGTTATAAGATTAGCAAGTTCGGAAAGGGAAGTATCCCGCCCCATAACAATTTCTGACAAAATTGTACGGGGTATAAGTTTTTTAAAAAATATTCCCACTCGCTTGGGGAAATAAACATACGGCGAGAGAAGAGGGAGGAAAAGATGAACAAATTATTTGGGTATTCGGAAGTAGCGGGCGGTAACACCAGGTTAGTTGACTGCCTCGGAATGAACGTAGTCGAGGTAGCCACCTTGATGTCGGAGGCGGCGCGTGAAGAGTTTCTGGGAAGGGGGAGAAGCGAGAAAGCTCTCTTCCCCCAAAGCTGGAAATTACCTGACGAGGAAGTGCGTGTTACTCGACAGGGGAGCAACTGTTTGGTCTTTGATACGGGAGGAGACTGGACATTTACTTTATTTCTCGATTCAGGAAGCGTGGCTCCCCGGAAAAGAGGAGATGAGTTCCAGTGGTAACAAACAGGTTTGGCGAAACCTAGAAAAATCGCCCTAAGCCTTAGCACGAGGCTGATAATATCGCGTCCTCTTGGCACGGCAGGTAAAGCCAAGTTGTAACGGAAGAAACGCCCATAGAGCGCCGTAAATCCCATGCGGTGCGTGCTCATGCGTAGCGTCCCTGCAACCCTTCGGGTTTATGCTCTTTAAATAATTTTGCCGGTTTGTGGTGACGGCAAAACTTAAAAAATGTTTTTCACCACTCCCTTCCTGAAATCATAATTTTTTAAAACCTCCCCTAACCCCTCCTTGGTAAGGAGGGGGACTAAAAGGGGAATGACGGATGAGATTGCGGTTTCAGAAAGGGAAAAAATACAACCCCCCTTAATCCCCCCTTGTCAGGGGGGGAGAGAAAATTATGCCGGCAGCAGCCCGCAGGGCAGCCCGCCAGAGGCGGGCGGGGAGGAGCGGATTATTTTGAAATCTCTCTCCTCAAATAAATCAGCTCTTCGCTAAATGTCCTGCGGACTTTTGCCGGTAGACGACAAAAAACACCCCGCCCAAGGCGGGGTGTTTTTAAATGAAGAAATTATTTTTTTAAGAATTACCGGCCAGTTTTACTTTCGGCTGATTGATGCCGGTAAAATTTTCCAGGCGGCTGATGCGCTCTTCAAAGCGGTCATGCGCGGCCAAATTGGAAACGAAAGCATGCTCAATGTTATCCAGCTTAACCATAACAGCATCAACCGCGCCTAAAATGTCGCTTTTGACATTTTGCATTTCATCTTTGGTAACAAAATTTTTCAGGTCTTCCTTGGTAGCCAGTTTATTGAATTGTTCGGGAGTTAAAGGCATAAAATAATTTAGAGATTGATAATAGTATTATAGAAAACCAGAAATATAGTGTCAAGATAAAATCCCCCATAGCCCCCTTTGTTAAAAGGGGTGATGCTATTTTAATATTACCTTATCAACTAAGCCGTATTTGACCGCCTCGTCGGCCGACATGAAATGGTCGCGGTCAGTGTCTTTTTCAATCATGGAAATCGGCTGGCCGGTGTGCTTGGCTAAAGTTTTATTAAGTTTTTCCCTGACTTTTAAGATATGCTCGGAGTGGATTTTAATGTCCGAGGCCTGGCCTTCAAAGCCGCCCATGACCTGGTGGATTAGAATTTCCGAATTAGGCAGGGTAAAGCGCTTGCCTTTGGCGCCGGAAGCCAGCAGAACCGCTCCCATGCTGGCGGCCAGCCCTACGCAAATCGTAGAGACGTCGGCTTTAACATATTGCATGGTATCGTAAATCGCCATGCCGGCCGTAACCGAGCCGCCCGGAGTGTTAATGTAAAATTTAATATCCTTGTCTTTGTTTTCCGCGTCCAAAAACAAAAATTGGGCGATGATAATATTGGCCGTATGGTCGGTAATGGGTTCGCCTAAAAAAATTATCCGGTCTTTTAACAGGCGGGAATAAATATCGTAGGCGCGCTCGATTTGGCCTGATTTTTCAATGACGGTTGGGATTAATGGCATATGATTCAAAATTAATTATTAAACTAAATTATTATTAATATTAATTGTTTTGTTGTTTCAAGTCAATATTATCAAATTTTTAATTTCCAATTTTTAATTTTTAAATAATGCTTAAATTTTTAATGTTTAAAAATTAGGATATTAAAAATTATTTATAAAATTATAAAATTACAAAATTAAAAATTTTTTATACCATCTTCCATCCTTTCTCCGTCTTTTCCAAACTGC
This sequence is a window from Patescibacteria group bacterium. Protein-coding genes within it:
- the clpP gene encoding ATP-dependent Clp endopeptidase proteolytic subunit ClpP, encoding MPLIPTVIEKSGQIERAYDIYSRLLKDRIIFLGEPITDHTANIIIAQFLFLDAENKDKDIKFYINTPGGSVTAGMAIYDTMQYVKADVSTICVGLAASMGAVLLASGAKGKRFTLPNSEILIHQVMGGFEGQASDIKIHSEHILKVREKLNKTLAKHTGQPISMIEKDTDRDHFMSADEAVKYGLVDKVILK